The Bradyrhizobium betae genomic interval CGTTCACTGTCAGCTTGACTGTAGACACGGTGGAGTCCTCCCGGGATTGATTTTGATTGTTTCTAATTAGAGACAGCGACCCGGAACTTTGCAACTAGGATTTTGGTCGCCGCCGTCATTGAAAAGTCATTGATCCCGCCGAGGGCGCAATGACTTGCTCGGGGATTGCCGCCGGAACGGCCACCGGGGGTGGAATGCCAGCCATCTGGACCAGCCGGTAGGCCTTTGGCCGATGGAACCCTGGATTGCATGAACCTGCCGAGTTTACCGCCCTTTATCCATTGTGCCCTAGTTTTGCGCATCCGGACTTGGAGGCGGGCGCCCCCGAGCCACGGCTGAATAGAATAAATGGGGGTTGGGAATGTCCGGGCGTATCGCGTCGCCGTCGAAACGTACAATATTTCCGACTCTCCGGTTCCGCGCCAAGATCATTCTGGGCTTCGCCGTAGTGCTGGTGATCTCGGCCGGCAGCATGGCCTTCGCTTATTTAGGTTTCGAGCGGGTTTCGGCCGGGGTCGGGTCCTACCGCAGCAGCGTTTCGGAGGCCGACCTCGCCCGCAACATCGACCGCGAGCTGCTGGCCTATCGCTCGGCCGTGAAATATTTCGTCGTCACCGGCAAGGAGGACGACGCCAAGGCGGCGCTCGACGCCCAGGCCAACCTGAAGAACGCCATCGACGAGGCCGTCAAGAGCGCCAAGCAGCCGGCGCGGCAGGACGGCATCAACAAGCTCGCCAAGGAGTTCTCCAACTTCTCCACGACCTTCGCCAAGGTCCTCCAGGCCAAGCGCGACAGCACGCTGCTGGTGCAGAACCAGCTCACGCGCAATGCCAACCTCCTGAAATACAAGCTCGACGACATCGGCAACAACGCCTCCGATTCCGAGGCGCAGTCGATCGAGTTCGGCACCAAGCAGGTCAACGCCCAGTTCCAGACCGCGAGCGCCGCGGCAACCAATTTCGTGCTGACGTCCGACCAGGCGATCGCGACCAGCGCGCTGGCGCGGCTGAAGTTCGTCGAGAACTCGCTGGGTGCGGTCTATTCCATGGACGACAAGATCGTTGCCGGGTTGAAGGACGCCAAGGCGCTGCTCGTCGCCTATCGCGAATCGCTGGAGAAGCTGATCGCAAATGCCAAGATGGTCGACGAGCTCGTCAACGAGATGAGCGGCTCGGCCGGTGCGATCCTTCAGGGTGCCACCGCCATGAAGGCGGACCTCGTTGCCGAGCAGCAGCGGCTGGATTCCGAATCGGAAGCGACCATCGGGAAGACCGAGCAATTGGTGCTGATGCTGGCCTTTGGCGGTACGCTGCTCGGCGTGGTCCTCGCCTTCCTGCTCGGCACCGGCATCTCGCGTCCGATGATCGCGATGTGCAAGGCGATGCGCGAGCTGGCCTCGGGTAATTTCGAAGTCGTGCTGCCGGGTTTGGGGCGCAAGGACGAGATCGGCGAAATGGCCGGTGCGGTCGAGGAATTCAAGGTTCAGGCCGTCGCCAAGGCGGAGCGCGATGCTGCCGCCAGCGAAGCCCAGAACAAGGAGGCGAGCGCCGCGCGTCGCTCCGAGCTGATTCGCTTCGCCGACGATTTCGAAAGCGCCGTCGGTGCCATCGTTTCCAACGTCTCCGCCTCGGCCGTTCAGCTCGAATCGGCTGCGTCCACGCTGACCCGCACCGCCGAGACCACGCAGAGCCTGTCGAGCCAGGTCGCCGACGTCTCCGAGCAGGCGTCCAGCAACATGCAGTCGGTTGCGACCGCGACGGAAGAGCTTTCGGCCTCGGTCGAGGAGATCGGCCGCCAGGTTCGCGACTCCAGCCGAATCGCCGAAGCCGCCGTGGTGCAGGCCAAGGAGACCGACAATCGCATCGGCAAGCTCTCGCATGCCGCCCAGCAGATCGGCGAAGTCGTCAAGCTCATCACCGCGATTGCCGAGCAGACCAATCTTCTCGCGCTCAATGCCACCATCGAAGCGGCGCGCGCAGGTGAGGCCGGCCGCGGTTTTGCGGTCGTCGCGAGCGAAGTGAAGTCGCTGGCGAGTCAGACGGCGAAAGCCACCGACGAAATTTCCTCGCACATTACCGGCATGCAGGGCGCCACCGCCGAATCGGTCGCCGCGATCAAGGAGATCGGCGCCACCATCGGCCAGATATCGTCGATCTCGACCTCGATCGCCAGCGCCGTCGAGCAGCAGGGCGCGGCGACGCAGGAGATCGCGCGCAGCGTCCAGACCGTTGCGCAGGGTACCCAGACCGCCGCCACCGACATCGGCCAGGTCAACCGCGGCGCCGCCGAGACCGGCTCGGCCTCGGAAGAGGTCCTGAACTCGGCCAAGACCCTGTCCAGCGAGAGCACCCGGCTGCGCGCCGAACTCGATCGCTTCATGGGGAATATCCGGGCGGCGTAGGGCTGCATTTGACTGCGTCTGCTCCAGCCGGATTTTCACCATTGCTTCGGGGCGGCCCTCCCGCGTCACCTAACCGCAAGTTGCGGCGCCATAAATTTACCGCCGCTTATTCTTTGCCCCTTACCGTGCGTACGAGTCGGGGAGCGCGCTGCTCCCAGGCTGCGCCTGGTTTTCCGCGAATGGAATGGGGTGGGGAATGTCCGCCAAGTCGAAGCCGAACAAATCGAGCCTGCTCACCTTGCGTTTTCGTGCAAAAATCATCCTCGGTTTCGTGGCGGTGCTGGCCATCCTCGCCGCCAGCATGGCTTTCGCCTATTTCGGCTTCGAGCGAATCGCCGGCGCCGTGGCGTCCTACCGAACCAGCGTGGCCGAAGCGGACCTCGCGCGGACGGTCGATCGCGATCTGATCGCTTACCAGGGTCTGTCGCGGGCCTACACGCTGACCGGCTCGGCGGATGACGAGACCGCGGCCAAGGCGGCCGAAGAGAATCTGAAGGGCGCCATCGCCAAGTCGATGACCGCGACCACCGGTGCGGCGCGCCGCGAACAGGTCGGCAAGCTCGAGGCCGAGTTCCAGCGCTTCACGAAGGTGTTCAGCGAGATCATCACGCTGACGCGCGAGAACAACAAGATCGCGACCGACGAGCTCAATAGCGTCGGCAACAAGATCCGCTTCAAGTTCGACGATCTCGCCGATACCGCGGCACTGGCCGGGCTGAACTCGGTTCAGGCCACGGCCAAGGACGTCACCTCGCAATATCTGGCGGTCTCCACCTCGGTGAGCGCCTTCGTCACCAAGCCGGAGCCGAAGACCGCCGACGGTGTGATCGCCCGCATCAAGTTTCTGGAGACCCTGCTGGTCTCGATCTATGCCAACGACCAGAAGATCAGCGACCGCGTCACCGAGATCGGCAATCTCCTGAAGCAGTACCGCACCTCCTTCTCAAAGCTGACTGAGAACGTGAAGGTCATCGTCAAGTTGAATGGCGAGATGACCAAGACGGCCGCGTCCATCCTGAAACTCTCGGCCGATCTCCGGTCGGACCTGACCGCCGATCAGCAGCGCATCGAAGCCAGTGCCAACGCCACCATCGTCGACACCGAGCAGCTGATGCTGATGCTGGCGCTGGGCGGCCTCGCCGTCGGCGCGGTGCTGGCCCTGATGCTCGGCAACGGTATCTCGCGTCCGATGATCGCGATGTGCAAGGCGATGCGCGAGCTGGCCTCGGGTAATTTCGACGTCGTGCTGCCGGGTTTGGGGCGCAAGGACGAGATCGGCGAAATGGCCGGCGCGGTCGAGGAATTCAAGGTTCAGGCCGTCGCCAAGGCGGAGCGCGACGCTGCCGCCAGCGAAGCCCAGAGCAAGGAGCAGGAGGCGGCGCGCCGCTCCGAGCTGATTCGCTTCGCCGATGATTTCGAAAGCGCCGTCGGCGCCATCGTCTCGAACGTCTCGGCGTCGGCCGTTCAACTCGAATCGGCTGCGTCCACGCTGACCCGCACCGCCGAGACCACGCAGAGCCTGTCGAGCCAGGTCGCCGACGTCTCCGAACAGGCTTCTTCGAACATGCAGTCGGTTGCGACCGCGACGGAAGAGCTTTCGGCCTCGGTCGAGGAGATCGGCCGCCAGGTTCGCGATTCCAGCCGGATCGCCGAAGCCGCCGTGGTGCAGGCCAAGGAGACCGATGGCCGCATCGGCAAGCTGTCGCATGCAGCCCAGCAGATCGGCGAAGTCGTCAAGCTGATCACCGCGATCGCCGAGCAGACCAACCTTCTCGCGCTCAATGCCACCATCGAGGCAGCGCGCGCAGGCGAAGCCGGCCGCGGTTTCGCCGTGGTCGCGAGCGAAGTGAAGTCGCTGGCGAGCCAGACCGCGAAGGCCACCGACGAGATCTCCTCGCACATCACCGGCATGCAGGGCGCAACCGCCGAATCGGTTGCCGCGATCAAGGAGATCGGCGCGACCATCGGACAGATCTCGTCGATCTCGACCTCGATCGCCAGCGCCGTCGAGCAGCAGGGCGCGGCGACGCAGGAGATCGCGCGCAGCGTCCAGACCGTTGCGCAGGGCACTCAGACCGCGGCCACCGACATCGGCCAGGTCAACCGCGGCGCCGCCGAGACCGGTTCCGCCTCGGAAGAGGTCTTGAACTCCGCCAAGACCCTCTCCAGTGAGAGCACGCGGCTACGCGCCGAACTCGATCGCTTCATGGGGACGATTCGGGCGGCCTAAGTCGTTCGCCTGAGGCCTCCAGTCGCCTCACACCCCTGTCGTCCCGGACAATCGCGCTCTCAAGCGCGCGCCGATCCGGGACCGATACTGCCGCAAACGCCCGCTTTAGCTCCACCTTCGCGCGCTGCCGCCTTGCGCGAATGTGTCGTCTTTCTGACATGAGCCATGCGTCAACTCCTTGCGGCTCCACCGGAAACGAGCGGACCTGCGACTAGTCCTGCGGGAACCTGCCCTTGCCGCAGACGTTGTCGCAGGTGGCAGGCGGAATGCCGCACCCACGTGATCGGAACAACCCCGTCCACTTCATGTGAAGCGGGGCCGCTTTCATTGGTCAAACCCAAAACGTGATGGAATTGCAGCAAAGCCCGGCGCTGAACTATGGATCTGACGTCTCGATGGCGGCCGCGACCGACCGTATCATCGAGACCAGCATTCCCGCTCGGCTCGATGCGCTGCCGTGGAGCGGTTTTCACACCCGCGTCGTGCTGGCGCTCGGCATCACCTGGATTCTCGACGGGCTCGAGGTGACGCTGGCCGGCGCGCTCTCGGGTGCGCTGAAGCAGAGCCCTTCTCTCCACTTCTCCAATCTGGATCTCGGCGTCGCCAATTCCGCCTATCTCGCCGGCGCGGTGCTCGGTGCACTCGGCTTCGGCTGGCTCACGGATCGCATCGGCCGCAAGAAGCTGTTCTTCATCACGCTCGCGCTCTATCTGTCGGCGACCGCCGCGACGGCGTTCTCCTGGAGTGTCGCGAGCTACGCGCTGTTCCGTTTCCTCACCGGTGCCGGCATCGGCGGCGAATATACGGCGATCAACTCGACCATCCAGGAGCTGGTGCCGGCGCGCTATCGCGGCTGGACCGATCTGGTCATCAACGGCAGCTTCTGGATCGGCGCGGCGATGGGCGCGGTGGCGGCCATCGTGCTGCTCGATCCCAATGTGATCGGCCCCGATCTCGGTTGGCGGCTGGCCTATCTCATCGGCGCGAGCATCGGCCTCGTCGTGCTGCTGATGCGGATGTGGATTCCGGAAAGCCCCCGGTGGCTGATGATTCATGGCCAGCCCGATCAGGCCCACGCGATCGTCGACGAGATCGAGCGCTCGGTGATCGGGCACGACCAGGATGCCGACGAAAGCCGCTTCGCCAAAATACGCCTGAAGATGCGCGACCACACGCCGATCAGGGAGGTCGTGCACACGCTGTTCTCCGCCTATCGCAAGCGTGCGCTGGTCGGCCTCGTGCTGATGAGCGCGCAGGCGTTCTTCTACAACGCGATCTTCTTCACGTTCGCGCTGGTACTGACCGATTTCTACGGCATCAGCGCCGATCATGTCGGCTGGTATCTGCTCCCCTTTGCGGCCGGAAACTTCCTCGGCCCGCTGCTGCTCGGCCGCCTGTTCGATACGCTCGGACGCCGCGTCATGATCATGTTCACCTATGGCGTGTCGGGCCTGCTGCTGGCGCTGTCGGGCTATCTGTTCTCGATCGGCGCGCTGAGCGC includes:
- a CDS encoding methyl-accepting chemotaxis protein; this translates as MSGRIASPSKRTIFPTLRFRAKIILGFAVVLVISAGSMAFAYLGFERVSAGVGSYRSSVSEADLARNIDRELLAYRSAVKYFVVTGKEDDAKAALDAQANLKNAIDEAVKSAKQPARQDGINKLAKEFSNFSTTFAKVLQAKRDSTLLVQNQLTRNANLLKYKLDDIGNNASDSEAQSIEFGTKQVNAQFQTASAAATNFVLTSDQAIATSALARLKFVENSLGAVYSMDDKIVAGLKDAKALLVAYRESLEKLIANAKMVDELVNEMSGSAGAILQGATAMKADLVAEQQRLDSESEATIGKTEQLVLMLAFGGTLLGVVLAFLLGTGISRPMIAMCKAMRELASGNFEVVLPGLGRKDEIGEMAGAVEEFKVQAVAKAERDAAASEAQNKEASAARRSELIRFADDFESAVGAIVSNVSASAVQLESAASTLTRTAETTQSLSSQVADVSEQASSNMQSVATATEELSASVEEIGRQVRDSSRIAEAAVVQAKETDNRIGKLSHAAQQIGEVVKLITAIAEQTNLLALNATIEAARAGEAGRGFAVVASEVKSLASQTAKATDEISSHITGMQGATAESVAAIKEIGATIGQISSISTSIASAVEQQGAATQEIARSVQTVAQGTQTAATDIGQVNRGAAETGSASEEVLNSAKTLSSESTRLRAELDRFMGNIRAA
- a CDS encoding methyl-accepting chemotaxis protein; its protein translation is MSAKSKPNKSSLLTLRFRAKIILGFVAVLAILAASMAFAYFGFERIAGAVASYRTSVAEADLARTVDRDLIAYQGLSRAYTLTGSADDETAAKAAEENLKGAIAKSMTATTGAARREQVGKLEAEFQRFTKVFSEIITLTRENNKIATDELNSVGNKIRFKFDDLADTAALAGLNSVQATAKDVTSQYLAVSTSVSAFVTKPEPKTADGVIARIKFLETLLVSIYANDQKISDRVTEIGNLLKQYRTSFSKLTENVKVIVKLNGEMTKTAASILKLSADLRSDLTADQQRIEASANATIVDTEQLMLMLALGGLAVGAVLALMLGNGISRPMIAMCKAMRELASGNFDVVLPGLGRKDEIGEMAGAVEEFKVQAVAKAERDAAASEAQSKEQEAARRSELIRFADDFESAVGAIVSNVSASAVQLESAASTLTRTAETTQSLSSQVADVSEQASSNMQSVATATEELSASVEEIGRQVRDSSRIAEAAVVQAKETDGRIGKLSHAAQQIGEVVKLITAIAEQTNLLALNATIEAARAGEAGRGFAVVASEVKSLASQTAKATDEISSHITGMQGATAESVAAIKEIGATIGQISSISTSIASAVEQQGAATQEIARSVQTVAQGTQTAATDIGQVNRGAAETGSASEEVLNSAKTLSSESTRLRAELDRFMGTIRAA
- a CDS encoding MFS transporter — protein: MELQQSPALNYGSDVSMAAATDRIIETSIPARLDALPWSGFHTRVVLALGITWILDGLEVTLAGALSGALKQSPSLHFSNLDLGVANSAYLAGAVLGALGFGWLTDRIGRKKLFFITLALYLSATAATAFSWSVASYALFRFLTGAGIGGEYTAINSTIQELVPARYRGWTDLVINGSFWIGAAMGAVAAIVLLDPNVIGPDLGWRLAYLIGASIGLVVLLMRMWIPESPRWLMIHGQPDQAHAIVDEIERSVIGHDQDADESRFAKIRLKMRDHTPIREVVHTLFSAYRKRALVGLVLMSAQAFFYNAIFFTFALVLTDFYGISADHVGWYLLPFAAGNFLGPLLLGRLFDTLGRRVMIMFTYGVSGLLLALSGYLFSIGALSAQGQTIAWMVIFFFASPAASAAYLTVSETFPLEVRALAIAVFYAVGTGIGGVAGPALFGVLIDTGSRTSVFAGYLLGAFLMIAAAIVAWRYAVAAERKSLEQIARPLAFME